A window of the Deltaproteobacteria bacterium genome harbors these coding sequences:
- a CDS encoding molybdopterin-dependent oxidoreductase, with amino-acid sequence MSKIHPLSRREFLKKAGLGAGAYALLSSSTYAYLKPIVGVDNPLEFYPSRDWEKVYRDQYRYDSSFTFVCSPNDTHACRVRAFVRNGILVRTEQNYDVQRYSDLYGNKASPNWNPRMCPKGYTLAQRMYGPNRLKDPVVRKGWRAWVKDGCPYLTPELKKKYKFDSRGSDELQFIAWDEAYDLAARAMIAIATMYNGDEGAKRLAEEGYVPEMIQRMEGSGMRTLKYRGGMGLLGVIGKFGMYRFSNMMALVDSHLRGVEEKEAKGGRSWDNYTEHGDQAPGYPFVHGLQTSDCDFNDLRFTKLHIQCGKNLVENKMPESHWFIESIERGAKVVTITPEYSPPATKSDYWIPVRPASDAAIFLGIAKILIDRKWYDAEFVKKFTDLPLLVRTDNLKRLHAAEVFPGYQPGLSPEGASLKEQGLTKEQYGQLGDFVVRDTVSGDFKAVTRDDVGNHLKEKGIDPVLEWRGMVKMADGTTVETTTLWEAYKIHLKDYDLDTVAEVTQAPKGLIEQLAKDLATIKPAAIHMGEGINHWFHATEVNRATLLPLMLTGNIGQQGAGSFTWAGNYKSANFQAAPGVGAGLGVWVAEDPFHPTLDSKTPGKDVQVKNYALEEGASYWAHGDHPLIVETPKFGRKMFTGKTHMPSPTKGMWFTNVNHINNSKWAYQVIKNVLPTCNMIAVTDVELNGTIEYADIAFPASWWAEIENYEVTSSCSNPFLQIWKGSLKPPLNTKDDVQILAGVAKRLGEILGDRRFEDYWKFVHQKKTEVYIQRLLDASMTLHGYRFDDIITGKYGEPGAALMLYRTYPRIPFWEQVHEDKPFFTDTGRLNSYCDIPEAIEYGENFIVHREGPEATPYLPNAILSTNPLVRPEDYGIPPDDMEAEARHVRNIKMSWQQLKGTENPLWRQGFQFYCVTPKTRHTVHSQWSNVTWNRVWASNFADQLREDKRQPDAADHQVHINPQAAKDLGINDGDYVYVDANPADRPYIGWKPDDPFYKVARLMLRAKYNPAYPYHVIMIKHGTWIATEKTVKAHETRPDGRALSETGYQANFRYGSQQSITREWAMPMHQTDTLFHKARLGQRFLFGGEADNHMINTVPKETLVRVVKAEDGGLGGKGKWEGATTGHTPGDENREMQIYLAGRFIKNG; translated from the coding sequence ATGTCCAAAATACATCCCCTTTCTCGGCGTGAGTTCTTAAAAAAGGCAGGGCTAGGTGCAGGGGCTTATGCACTTTTATCGTCCAGCACCTACGCCTATTTAAAACCGATTGTCGGGGTTGATAACCCGCTCGAATTTTATCCTTCACGCGACTGGGAAAAGGTCTACCGGGATCAATATCGATACGATTCTTCCTTCACGTTTGTCTGTTCCCCGAATGACACCCATGCCTGTCGCGTGCGGGCCTTTGTCCGCAATGGGATCCTGGTCCGGACAGAGCAGAACTATGATGTCCAGAGATATTCCGATCTTTACGGCAACAAGGCCTCCCCGAACTGGAATCCACGCATGTGTCCGAAGGGGTATACCCTGGCACAACGGATGTACGGTCCGAATCGGCTCAAGGATCCCGTGGTGCGCAAGGGATGGCGTGCGTGGGTCAAGGATGGCTGTCCCTATCTGACCCCGGAACTCAAAAAGAAATACAAGTTTGACAGTCGCGGAAGCGACGAACTCCAATTCATCGCATGGGACGAGGCGTATGATCTGGCCGCTCGGGCGATGATTGCGATTGCCACTATGTACAATGGTGACGAGGGGGCCAAACGGCTTGCCGAAGAGGGATACGTTCCCGAGATGATCCAGCGGATGGAGGGATCGGGGATGCGCACCCTGAAATACCGCGGTGGGATGGGACTCCTCGGGGTCATCGGAAAGTTCGGGATGTATCGCTTCTCGAACATGATGGCGCTGGTCGACAGCCACCTCCGTGGCGTAGAAGAAAAAGAGGCGAAGGGGGGGCGGAGTTGGGACAACTACACCGAACATGGGGACCAAGCCCCCGGCTATCCTTTTGTCCACGGACTCCAGACCTCCGATTGCGATTTTAATGACCTCCGCTTTACGAAGCTTCATATCCAATGCGGCAAGAACCTCGTCGAGAACAAGATGCCGGAGTCCCACTGGTTTATCGAATCAATTGAGCGAGGGGCGAAGGTCGTCACAATCACGCCGGAATACAGCCCACCCGCAACCAAATCGGATTACTGGATCCCGGTCCGACCCGCCTCCGATGCGGCAATTTTTCTTGGGATTGCGAAGATCCTGATCGACCGGAAGTGGTACGATGCCGAGTTCGTCAAAAAATTTACCGATCTCCCGCTTCTGGTCCGGACGGACAACCTCAAACGCCTGCATGCCGCCGAGGTTTTCCCCGGATACCAGCCGGGGTTGAGTCCCGAGGGGGCAAGCCTCAAGGAGCAAGGTCTTACGAAGGAACAATACGGGCAGTTGGGAGATTTTGTCGTGCGAGACACCGTCTCCGGCGATTTCAAGGCGGTCACGCGTGACGACGTCGGAAACCATCTGAAGGAAAAAGGGATCGATCCGGTTCTCGAATGGAGAGGCATGGTCAAAATGGCCGATGGAACCACTGTCGAGACAACGACACTATGGGAGGCGTACAAGATCCACCTCAAGGACTACGACCTCGACACCGTCGCCGAAGTCACTCAGGCACCGAAAGGGTTGATCGAACAGCTGGCGAAGGACCTTGCAACAATCAAACCGGCCGCGATCCATATGGGTGAGGGGATCAATCACTGGTTCCATGCGACCGAGGTGAATCGAGCGACGCTGCTCCCGCTCATGCTGACCGGAAACATCGGGCAGCAGGGGGCTGGCTCATTCACCTGGGCGGGCAATTATAAATCGGCCAATTTTCAGGCGGCTCCGGGTGTCGGCGCTGGCTTGGGTGTCTGGGTCGCCGAGGACCCGTTTCATCCCACGCTTGATTCCAAAACTCCCGGCAAGGACGTGCAGGTTAAAAACTACGCCCTCGAGGAAGGGGCCTCTTATTGGGCGCACGGAGATCATCCGCTGATCGTTGAAACCCCAAAGTTTGGTCGGAAGATGTTTACCGGAAAGACCCACATGCCCTCTCCGACGAAGGGGATGTGGTTCACCAACGTGAATCACATTAATAATTCGAAGTGGGCCTACCAGGTGATCAAGAACGTCTTGCCGACCTGCAACATGATCGCCGTGACGGATGTCGAACTGAACGGAACGATCGAATATGCCGACATCGCCTTCCCGGCCAGTTGGTGGGCGGAAATCGAAAACTACGAGGTCACCAGCTCCTGCTCCAATCCGTTCCTCCAGATCTGGAAGGGATCGCTCAAGCCTCCTCTCAATACAAAAGACGACGTCCAGATCCTCGCGGGAGTTGCGAAGCGGTTGGGGGAAATTTTGGGCGACCGGCGGTTTGAGGATTATTGGAAATTTGTCCACCAGAAAAAGACAGAGGTTTATATCCAGAGACTCCTCGATGCCTCGATGACACTCCACGGTTACCGTTTCGATGACATTATCACAGGGAAATATGGGGAACCGGGGGCTGCCCTGATGCTCTACAGGACCTATCCCCGCATCCCCTTCTGGGAACAGGTCCACGAGGACAAGCCTTTCTTTACCGATACCGGCAGACTCAACAGTTATTGCGACATCCCGGAGGCGATCGAATACGGGGAAAATTTTATTGTCCACCGCGAGGGACCGGAGGCGACCCCTTACCTCCCCAACGCCATCCTTTCCACCAATCCCCTGGTTCGCCCGGAAGATTATGGAATCCCACCGGACGATATGGAGGCGGAGGCGCGTCACGTCCGCAATATCAAGATGTCCTGGCAACAACTCAAGGGGACCGAAAATCCGCTCTGGAGGCAGGGGTTTCAGTTTTACTGTGTCACCCCGAAGACGCGGCACACCGTCCATTCGCAGTGGTCCAATGTCACCTGGAATCGTGTCTGGGCAAGCAACTTCGCCGACCAGTTGCGTGAGGACAAGCGGCAACCGGACGCTGCCGATCATCAAGTCCATATCAATCCGCAGGCGGCGAAGGACCTTGGGATCAACGACGGTGATTATGTCTATGTCGACGCCAACCCTGCAGACCGACCCTACATTGGTTGGAAGCCGGACGACCCCTTTTATAAGGTGGCGCGTCTCATGCTCCGCGCGAAGTACAATCCGGCCTATCCCTATCACGTGATAATGATCAAACATGGGACATGGATCGCGACGGAAAAGACCGTCAAGGCCCACGAAACCCGTCCTGACGGCCGGGCGCTTTCGGAGACCGGCTACCAGGCAAATTTCCGGTACGGTTCCCAGCAAAGCATCACGCGCGAATGGGCGATGCCGATGCACCAAACCGACACCCTCTTTCACAAGGCAAGATTGGGGCAGAGGTTTCTCTTCGGCGGCGAGGCGGACAACCACATGATCAATACCGTCCCGAAGGAAACGCTGGTTCGCGTGGTCAAGGCGGAGGATGGCGGGCTCGGAGGCAAGGGAAAGTGGGAGGGTGCGACGACGGGCCACACGCCCGGAGATGAAAACAGAGAGATGCAGATCTATCTCGCAGGAAGGTTTATCAAAAATGGCTGA
- a CDS encoding 4Fe-4S dicluster domain-containing protein, translating into MAKVYNWQIGREMDYPYDEIHPKRQFAAVFNTNRCIACQTCSMACKSTWTFSKGQEYMWWNNVETKPYGGYPRNWDLKILSLLAKADPTGEKTIFEAAPSGERVLGYLPDDQEWKAPNLYEDTSTKYDSGSALGLSGKGVSLPEHKAWFFYLQRICNHCTYPACLAACPRKAIYKRPEDGIVLIDQERCRGYRKCMEACPYKKPMFNAETRVSEKCIACYPRIEGKDPLLKGRRMETRCMSACVGQIRLQGLVDINKDGSWTENQKSPLYYLIKKTKIALPLYPQFGTEPNIYYIPPRWVPKSYLHQMFGQGVDEAIDRYLAPDRELLAVLQLFRRSQEIIFRYEIEEGPKVFETTVHGKPFSLYNDTIIAFAEDGKEIFRTTVEEPVHIRPKERTNAV; encoded by the coding sequence ATGGCTAAGGTGTACAACTGGCAGATCGGGCGCGAGATGGATTATCCGTATGACGAGATCCATCCGAAACGGCAATTCGCCGCCGTTTTTAACACGAATCGTTGCATCGCCTGCCAGACCTGTTCGATGGCCTGCAAGTCGACCTGGACCTTCTCGAAGGGGCAGGAATATATGTGGTGGAATAACGTCGAGACAAAGCCTTACGGAGGGTATCCACGCAACTGGGATCTGAAAATCCTCTCTCTCCTGGCCAAGGCGGATCCGACCGGAGAAAAAACGATCTTTGAGGCGGCTCCCAGCGGAGAGAGGGTCTTGGGTTATCTGCCGGACGATCAGGAATGGAAGGCACCGAATCTCTACGAAGATACCTCCACAAAATACGATTCCGGTTCTGCCTTGGGCCTTTCCGGAAAAGGGGTCAGTCTCCCCGAGCATAAGGCCTGGTTCTTCTACCTCCAGAGAATTTGTAACCACTGCACCTACCCTGCCTGCCTGGCCGCTTGTCCGCGCAAGGCGATCTATAAACGGCCGGAAGATGGGATCGTCCTGATCGATCAAGAGCGTTGTCGAGGTTACCGAAAATGTATGGAGGCCTGCCCTTACAAGAAACCGATGTTCAATGCCGAGACGCGCGTCTCGGAAAAATGCATCGCCTGTTACCCAAGGATCGAGGGAAAAGACCCCCTCCTCAAGGGAAGGCGGATGGAGACCCGCTGCATGTCGGCCTGTGTCGGACAGATTCGTTTGCAGGGACTGGTCGATATCAACAAGGACGGCAGCTGGACCGAAAACCAAAAAAGTCCGCTCTACTATCTCATCAAGAAAACGAAGATCGCCCTCCCGCTCTATCCGCAGTTCGGGACGGAACCGAATATTTACTACATCCCGCCACGTTGGGTTCCGAAATCCTACCTCCATCAGATGTTTGGACAGGGCGTCGATGAGGCGATCGACAGATACCTGGCACCCGATCGCGAATTGCTGGCGGTCCTTCAACTCTTCCGGCGGAGTCAGGAGATCATCTTCCGCTATGAGATTGAAGAAGGGCCGAAGGTCTTTGAGACGACTGTTCATGGGAAGCCGTTTTCTCTCTACAACGACACGATCATCGCCTTCGCAGAGGATGGGAAAGAAATCTTCCGAACGACGGTAGAGGAGCCGGTTCATATCCGACCCAAGGAGCGAACCAATGCTGTTTAA
- a CDS encoding isochorismatase family protein has protein sequence MVKETIVEPTDALILIDIQKDFFEGGFFPVKGADEILKPLLSVMSLFPLIVATQDWHYIEQFTHQKEGVYETGHCIERTPGADLHPLLANQHLDLTIRRGPKKDGESFSVFEQSELATWLLRKRCRRIFVMGFTTEYGVKETVLDGLKRGFKVFVIEEGVKSRGSATEGAKALDEMKRAGAHLVSEEELVPEKGRVTVGE, from the coding sequence ATGGTGAAAGAAACCATTGTCGAACCGACCGATGCCCTCATCCTAATCGACATCCAGAAAGACTTCTTTGAAGGGGGATTCTTCCCGGTCAAGGGGGCCGATGAGATCCTGAAGCCATTGCTCTCCGTCATGAGTCTCTTCCCTCTGATCGTCGCCACGCAGGACTGGCATTATATTGAACAGTTCACCCACCAGAAGGAGGGGGTTTACGAAACTGGACACTGCATTGAAAGGACCCCCGGGGCTGATCTCCATCCCCTCCTCGCCAATCAACATCTCGACCTCACGATTCGGAGGGGACCAAAAAAGGATGGGGAGTCATTCTCGGTCTTTGAACAAAGCGAGCTTGCAACCTGGCTGCTTCGAAAGAGGTGCCGCCGGATCTTCGTGATGGGATTCACGACCGAGTATGGTGTGAAAGAAACCGTTCTTGACGGTCTCAAACGGGGATTCAAGGTCTTCGTCATTGAGGAAGGGGTAAAATCCCGAGGCTCCGCTACAGAAGGAGCTAAGGCGCTGGACGAGATGAAACGGGCCGGGGCTCATCTGGTCTCCGAGGAAGAGCTTGTCCCGGAAAAGGGTCGCGTGACTGTCGGGGAATAG
- a CDS encoding Rrf2 family transcriptional regulator: protein MVHLRIFFMQLPKTAEYALRVMVEIMRQGVDRGINASDLARLTHVPLPFLFKVLRSLVRKRLLLSRKGPDGGYRLASPPESIRIDDILRAIGYPSGDGHCIFGWKRCGGAHHCPLHSSWKEVKSAFRKWAEGTTIDQI, encoded by the coding sequence ATGGTTCATCTTAGAATATTTTTTATGCAGCTTCCGAAGACAGCAGAATATGCGTTGCGAGTGATGGTTGAGATCATGAGACAGGGTGTTGATCGAGGGATTAACGCCAGCGACCTCGCCCGATTAACCCATGTTCCCCTTCCTTTTCTCTTTAAAGTCTTGAGATCGCTCGTTCGCAAGAGACTTCTTCTCTCCCGCAAGGGGCCTGATGGCGGATACCGACTCGCCTCTCCCCCGGAATCAATCCGGATCGATGATATTTTAAGGGCCATCGGTTATCCATCAGGGGACGGACATTGCATTTTTGGCTGGAAGCGGTGCGGAGGGGCCCACCACTGTCCCCTCCATTCTTCCTGGAAAGAGGTCAAGTCAGCCTTCCGGAAGTGGGCGGAAGGAACGACGATCGATCAGATCTGA